GAGGTTGTTAGTTTCTACCATAGCAAAAAAGCAGCTTTGGCAGCGGCAAAAGAATTTGAGAGAGTTTTTAAAGAAAAAAAATTACCTTCGAAAATCCCAGAAATTAGAATTAAGGGAAAAAAGATTAATATCTTAGATTTATTAGTAAAAACAAAGCTTGCATCTTCAAAATCCGGGGCAAAGAGGTTGATTCTCCAGAAAGGAGTAAAAATAAATAGCAAAGTTCAAAAAGATTGGAAGGCAATTATTGAAATTAAAAAAGGACTAATAGTCCAAGTTGGCAAACGTCGCTTTGCAAAAATAAATTAGCTTAGTTTAATTTTTGATTTGATAGTGTAGCAGAGCGCAATACCTAAAGCATCTGTTGCATCATCTTTTCTTTTGTTTTTATCTTTTGGTTTTTCTTCTAAATTAAGCATGGTTTGGATCATTTTCTGAACCTGTTTTTTTTCCGCTTTTCCATATCCTGTTATTGTCATTTTTACTTGAAGCGGGGTAAATTCATAAACAGGAATCTTCTTTTTAGCAGCAGTTAATAGAATCACTCCTTTTGCCTGGCTAACAGGTATAGCTGTTTTAAGATTTTTAAAAAAATAAAGATTTTCTACTGCTAAAATTTTTGGCTGATGTTTTTTTATTAATTTATTCAGTTCATTGCTTATTATTTTTAAACGGTCGCCCGGACATAAATCAGGAGTAGTTAATATGCAGCCGTAATCAATAACTTCAGCTTTTTTATTTTTTATTTTTTTAATAACGCCAAATCCCGTTGTTGCGGTTCCGGGATCAATGCCTAATATAATCATAGTTTTAGGTTTGAGTAGATATCTTGAACCGCGTCATTTTCATCAAGCGCTTCGAAGAGTTTTTGACAGGCCTGTTTTTCTTTTTCTTCAACTTCAATCATTTCTTTAGCAACCCAGTCCAAAGAAGCAGAATCAATTTTAATTTCTTTTTCTTCTAAATTCTTTTTCACTTTTTCTAATTCTTCTGGTTTAGTATAAACATCTAAAATATCATCATGCCAATAGATATCCTCGGCTCCAGCTTCAATAGCCGTTAGTTCTAAATCTTCTTTATCTATTGTTTTTTCTTCATTGTTCACTATTATCGCTCCTTTTCTTTCAAACAGCCATTTCACTGAACCTCCTCCAGCAAGTTTTCCATTATGTTGAGTTAAGATTTGCCTGATTTCTCCCAAAGTCCTGTTTTTATTATCAGTAATCCCTTCAACAATAATAGCAATCCCTCCTGGCCCATATGCCTCAAAAACAACCTGCTCTAATTGTTCCTTACCGATGGCGCCTACGCCTCTTTGGGTAGCTCTTTCTATATTATCTTTTGGCATATTAGCCTTCTTTGCTTGCTCAATCGCTAACCGTAATTTAGGATTAACGCCTGGATCACTGCCCCCCTCTTTAACCGCAATCGAAATCAGCCGAGAGATTTTAGAGAAAACCTGTCCTCGTTTTTTATCAGAAATTTCTTTTTTGTATTTTATACTCGAATAATGGCTATGCCCGCTCATATTCTTACTATACTTTATTGACTAAGTTTTGTAAAATTGATATAAAATAGTATGAAGATAAATAAAAATTACACAATTTTAGCGCTTTCTGCAATAGTTTTTTTATTTATTTTGGGATGGGTGAATTATCAGCCCTGGCCTACTTTTGAACCTTTCACAGCATCTTTGATTACAGCTGATTCAGAAAGCCCTGAAATCCCCGAAACTCCTGAAATCCCTGGAACCTTTAAGGGTTTAGTTCAGGAGAAAATTGAGCAAGGGAAAGAGTTTTTGTACAGAATGGAACATCCAGAAGAGCACGGGTTTTATAAAAAATACGATGCTATAAATGATACTTTTGAAGAGAGACTGCATACTGTTTATTCTGCTTCCATTATTTATACTTTTTTGTATATTTATGATTATGACCGGGACGAGGAGATTTTAAAACATTTGTCTGATTGGGGGGATTTTCTTCTTTCTATGCAGGATAAAGACAAAAGCAGCAGAAGATACGGCGCATTTTCTTATTCATATTTTTTAAACAGCAAGGAAAAAGAAAAGAAATATGTTGTCGGAACCAGCGCTTTAAGCATATTTACCTTATTAAGATTATATGAAATAACGGGTCAAGATAAATATTTAGAATCAGCAAAATTAGCCGGCGATTGGTTAATTACAATGCAAAGGGAGGACGGGGTGGTAAAACCTTATACAAGATATTCAGATGGAAGATGGGTTTTTGGCAAAAAAGAATCATTACTTTACAATGGCCAGTGTCTTTCCGCCCTTTCTAAACTTTACGCTGTTACAAAAATTCAGAAATATTATAACGCAGCTGAAAAGATTGCTAAGCATTTTACCCAAAAATATGAAGATGCTGGGAGAAAATATATTGTTGGAGAATACAGGACAAAAAATCCAATATCAAATTCCTGGGTAGTAATGTCATTAATGGATTTTTATCGGGTGAGCGAAAATGACTATTATAAAGATATAGTTTTTGAGTTAAGCAGCCAAGTTGTTTCGCATCAGGTGGAAGACGGCAGGATAGACGGCGCTTATTCAACAAGTGGAAACGGCTGGATAAGCGAGGTAATGACAGATACATACAGATTTTGTCTTGAGCAGGAAAGAAGCGATTGCGAGAAGTACAAAGAAACAGTTGTAAATATAATCAGATGGCTGATTCAATATACTTATTCAAAAGAAAACAGCTCTTTCTTAAAGAATCCAGAAAGAGCCATTGGTGGCGTCTATTGGAATGAAGAAAATAAATATGTCAGAACTGACTCGGTTTGTCACGCCATAAACGGTTATACTAGGATAATGAATTTTTTACAATCAGAATAGCTATTCCTGAAAATATAGCAACGACAAAAGCAATCAATAACGTAGAGAACCCAGAAGATTCAGTTATTGTGCTAACAGCAGCAGTTCCTTTTTCAGTAAGAAAATTAGCTTCCAGAGATCCGTTCTCTGATTTTTTTTCTTTGGATTTTTGTTTAGGAGTTTGAGGGGTAGGCACAATATTTTTTGCTCCCGGAGTTAAAGTTGTACTCCAAGCCCAGCCTGATTGAGTTCTATTATAGGATTGTCCCAGAGAAGCTTTTCCAGAAGTTATTGAATCCACGATTTCTCCATTAGGATTAAAAAGATTTAATCCATCGCCAGTATTATTTAGAGTAATTTTAGTTTCCGGCCTTAGAAGAACCAAATATCCATTAGCAGGAATTTTAGTATTTAAAGTATAAGTTTTAGTTTTTCCTTGAATATCCTGAATTGTCCAATTAGACAAATCAACTTCAAAATCATTTTGATTATATAATTCAATCCATTCGTTTTCTGCATCCGGTCCTTCAGGCGAAGGAAGAATTTCGCTAAAAACAACACCAGCAGGATAACTCACAGGGGTAGCCAGTGGAGGACTGTCCTCCGCTGGCTCAGTTTTTTCTTCTTCAGTTGCCGGAGGCCCGACCCCGGGCAGTTTTTCTGGAGGCGTGCTGTTTTCACTTTTCGGAGTTCCTTCAGGATTCTGGCTGGTTTGCCAACCAGAATCAGTTTTTTCCATTGTTTGTTTGGTTTCATTATTGCCAGCAAGCCAGCCATCACTACAGTTGACTTCATTAATTATATTTCCAGAATTGTCGTAAAGTTTTAAATTTTCACCGCTGTTTCCTAAAGCTCCTGTATAGATTAAGTCAGCTGGGATTTCAGGAACCGTATTATCATCAGTTCTTTCTAATAAAAAAAAGCCCTTTGCAGGGATTATCCCAGACAAATTAATTTTAGGACTTCCGTCATCAGCTTTTAAAACCCATCCATCTAAATTTATATCACTCCCATTATTATATAGCTCAATCCATTCGTCATTGTATGAAACCCCTGTCCCCATCCAGGCAATTTCGTTGATAACAACGTTCAAAGAAACCCCTTGGACAGCAAGGGGTTGGAATAAAAAGAAAATAAAAACTAAGCAGAGAAATACCGACATTATAATAATTTTTGAGAACCTTTGTATTTTATCCCCAAATGTTTATAAGCGGATTTGGTAACGGTTCGGCCGCGGGGGGTTCTTTCAATAAAACCGAGCTGCATTAAGTAGGGTTCATAAATATCTAAAATTGTATCTTCTTCTTCTGAAGTAGCTGCAGATAATGTCTGAAGACCAACAGGGCCTCCTTCAAATTTTTTAATAATTACTTCCAAAATCTTTCTATCTCCTGATTCAAGACCAAGTTCATCAATCTCTAAAAACTCTAGGGCCTTTTTAGTAATATCTTCTGTAACTACTCCCTTTCCTTCAACCTGGGCAAAGTCCCTGACTCTTTTGAGAAGCCGATTAGCTACTCTTGGAGTAAACCGGGAACACTGGGTAATAATTTTAACTGCGTCTGGCTCTATTTCTATTCCTAAGAGATTGCTTGACCTTTGAATAATCTTTTCAATATCTTCTTTTTTATAAAAATTAAGCTGGAAAGTTGCTCCAAAGCGATTTCTTAAAGGGGCAGACAACAAAGCCAGGCGGGTAGTAGCTCCAATTAGAGTAAAACGAGGTAGTTTTAATTCCATGGTCCTGGCCATTGGCCCTTTACCTAAGATAAGATTCAGTTTGTATTCTTCCAGAGCGGGATAAATAAACTCTCCAATTAATTTATTCATTCTGTGTATTTCATCGCAAAATAAAACATCTCCTTCGTTTAAATTAGTTAGAATTGCAGCTAAGTCTCCGACTTTTTCAATAACAGGACCTGCAATTACCCGGATTTTTGTTCCCAGTTCTTTGGCAATAATATGTGATATAGTGGTTTTACCAAGTCCGCTTCCACCATAAAAAAGCAGGTGTTCTATTGGTTCACCTCTTTTTTTGGCTGCTTCAATAATTATTTGGATGTTCTTTTTTACTTTTTCCTGGCCAATATAACTTTCCCAAGTTTTCGGTCTTAAAGTTAAATCAAGAGTTTTGTCCTCTTCAGTTAGTTTTAGCGAAAAAGGCCTTGAAGGGCTTGACAAATTTTCCATAAAGTATTAGAATAATAGATTAAAAGATTAAAAATAGGTCTAGGGCTGGGGGGTGGAATTTTCTGCAGGTGGGTAATCTGGCGAGAGCGAGATTATACCTCGGGAAAATTCTGAGCTTTTGTTCCTAAAACTAAGTTTACCCCCAGCCTTAGGCCTATTTTTTCTTGCTCTCGCGCCTAATTTATTAGATAGTGGTGGGTTACTCGGTGGTAACTCTCTCCACTTCTTCAATAGTAGTGATTCCTTCCAAAATTTTTAAAAATCCATCCTGGCGCATTAGGGCCATCCCTTTTTTTATTGCCAATTCTCTCATAGCAACAATAGAAGGAGAGGTTAATATAAACTTTTCCATTTCATCATTAACTAAAAAAAACTCAAAAATGCCAATTCTTCCTCGATAACCGGTGGAATTACACTCCTCACAGCCTCTGGTTTTAGGAATTTTTAATTCTGGTGTTAATTTCGGAATTTTAATCTCTGAAGGAAGATTTTTTAGGGCTTTTTTTATTCTGGCTAATTCTTCTGGCGAGACCTTTTTGAATTCCATACATTTTTTACAAACCTTTCTTATCAATCTTTGGGCAATTGCCATATTTATTGCTGGGGCAATATTGACTGGTTTTTCTCCTATGGCTTGAAGCCGGGCTATGGTGCCGGCAGCATCATTAGTATGTAAAGTGGTTAAGACCAAATGCCCGGTTAAAGCAGCCTGAAGGGCAATTTTAGCGGTTTCCAAATCTCTAATTTCTCCTACTAAAATCACATCGGGGTCTTGTCTCATTATTGACCTGAGGCCATTGGCAAAATCATAGCCCTTTTTGGGGTCAACCTGGGTTTGAGAAATTCCTTCTAAATGGTATTCAATCGGGTCTTCAATAGTAATGATTTTAACTTCGGGCTTGTTGAGTTTTTTTAAAACAGCATAGAGGGTAGTTGTTTTGCCCGAGCCAGTGGGGCCGGTAACAATAATCATTCCATTGGGTTTTTTAACTTCTTTATTAAATACTTCTGTTAAATCCCCTCTTAGGCCAAGCGCTTCCACATCAATTAAACTTTTCGGATTTAAAATTCTAAGAACGATTGATTCTCCGTATTCAGCAGGAAGAGCCGAGGCCCTGATTTCAATTGGGTTTCCCTCCATTAAAATAGAAAAACGGCCGTCTTGGGGCCGGTCGGTCACATTTAATTTGAGTCTGGAGAGAAGTTTTATGCGAGAAACAAGAACTCGATATATTTTTAACTCAAGAAACATAATATCTTGCAAAATCCCATCAACTCTAATTCTGAATTTTGTTTGAGTTTCTTCAGGCTCAATATGGATATCAGAAGAATTTAAATTTATTGCTCCAGCTAAAATAATTTCTAAAAATTCAGTCACGCTTTTTTTCAGGGATGCCTCAATTTTTTCTTTGAAAGCAGGGATATTCTTAACTTTTTTCTGAATGTCTTTGATTATAGCCTGAGGGATTTCAACTTCCCCGGTTATTTTTTTTGCCTGCTCCATGTTATGATATATTAACATGAAAAAAGAAAATATTACAAGTGGTCCCATCCAAACAAAGAAATTAGGTGAGAAATTTGCTAAAGAGATTTTGAAAAAGAAGTCAAAAAAGAAAGCTTTTGTTGTTGGCTTGGAAGGGGAGCTGGGAGGAGGAAAGACAACTTTTTTACAGGGACTTGCTAAAGGTTTAGGTATTAAAGAAAAGATTCTTAGCCCAACATTTGTAATAATGAAAAAAATTAACGGTTTTTATCACATTGATTGCTATCGGGTTGAGAGACCAAAAGAGCTACTTGTTTTAGGGTTTAAAGAAATTATTTCCAATCCCAAAAACATCATTGTCATAGAATGGGCAGACCGCATTAGAAAAATTATGCCAAAAGATACTCTTTGGATTAAATTTGATTTTATAGACAGGAGGAAGAGAAAAATCACGTTTAGAAACTTTCAACTTTGTGATACAATTAAAAAATGACCGAGGATAAAAAGAGGTTAATTGTTATTGACGGAAATGCGGTGATTCATCGGGCATTCCATGCTCTGCCGCCTTTAACTACTAAAAAAGGAGAACTGGTCAATGCTATTTATGGATTTTTATTGGTTTTCTTTAAAGCAATTAAAGAATTTCAACCAGATTTTGTTGCAGCTACTTTTGATTTCCCTGGCCCTACTTTCCGTCATAAGAAATACAAACTTTACAAAGCTACTCGGGAAAAAGCGCCGGAAGAACTTTATGAGCAGATTCCAAAAGTAAAAGAGATCTTAAAGAACTTCAATGTTCAGATTTTTGAAGAACAAGGCTTTGAAGCAGATGATCTTATAGGAACTATTTCCAAAAAAGCTCCTAAAAAACAGATTTTACCTGAAATTGAAACAATTATTTTAACCGGGGACTTAGATGCTTTGCAATTAGTTGACAAGAATACCAAAGTTTATACTTTAAGAAAAGGGGTTAAAGATACTGTTTTGTATGATGAAGAAAAAGTCAAAGAAAGATACCAAGGATTAACTCCAGACCAACTGACTGATTTTAAGGCCTTGCGAGGGGACCCTTCAGATAATATTCCAGGTGTTTTAGGGGTTGGAGAAAAAACAGCAATTACTTTAATTAAAGAATTTGGAACTTTGGAAAACCT
This sequence is a window from Patescibacteria group bacterium. Protein-coding genes within it:
- the ruvC gene encoding crossover junction endodeoxyribonuclease RuvC codes for the protein MIILGIDPGTATTGFGVIKKIKNKKAEVIDYGCILTTPDLCPGDRLKIISNELNKLIKKHQPKILAVENLYFFKNLKTAIPVSQAKGVILLTAAKKKIPVYEFTPLQVKMTITGYGKAEKKQVQKMIQTMLNLEEKPKDKNKRKDDATDALGIALCYTIKSKIKLS
- a CDS encoding YebC/PmpR family DNA-binding transcriptional regulator, whose product is MSGHSHYSSIKYKKEISDKKRGQVFSKISRLISIAVKEGGSDPGVNPKLRLAIEQAKKANMPKDNIERATQRGVGAIGKEQLEQVVFEAYGPGGIAIIVEGITDNKNRTLGEIRQILTQHNGKLAGGGSVKWLFERKGAIIVNNEEKTIDKEDLELTAIEAGAEDIYWHDDILDVYTKPEELEKVKKNLEEKEIKIDSASLDWVAKEMIEVEEKEKQACQKLFEALDENDAVQDIYSNLKL
- a CDS encoding glycoside hydrolase family 88 protein; amino-acid sequence: MKINKNYTILALSAIVFLFILGWVNYQPWPTFEPFTASLITADSESPEIPETPEIPGTFKGLVQEKIEQGKEFLYRMEHPEEHGFYKKYDAINDTFEERLHTVYSASIIYTFLYIYDYDRDEEILKHLSDWGDFLLSMQDKDKSSRRYGAFSYSYFLNSKEKEKKYVVGTSALSIFTLLRLYEITGQDKYLESAKLAGDWLITMQREDGVVKPYTRYSDGRWVFGKKESLLYNGQCLSALSKLYAVTKIQKYYNAAEKIAKHFTQKYEDAGRKYIVGEYRTKNPISNSWVVMSLMDFYRVSENDYYKDIVFELSSQVVSHQVEDGRIDGAYSTSGNGWISEVMTDTYRFCLEQERSDCEKYKETVVNIIRWLIQYTYSKENSSFLKNPERAIGGVYWNEENKYVRTDSVCHAINGYTRIMNFLQSE
- a CDS encoding lamin tail domain-containing protein, with the protein product MSVFLCLVFIFFLFQPLAVQGVSLNVVINEIAWMGTGVSYNDEWIELYNNGSDINLDGWVLKADDGSPKINLSGIIPAKGFFLLERTDDNTVPEIPADLIYTGALGNSGENLKLYDNSGNIINEVNCSDGWLAGNNETKQTMEKTDSGWQTSQNPEGTPKSENSTPPEKLPGVGPPATEEEKTEPAEDSPPLATPVSYPAGVVFSEILPSPEGPDAENEWIELYNQNDFEVDLSNWTIQDIQGKTKTYTLNTKIPANGYLVLLRPETKITLNNTGDGLNLFNPNGEIVDSITSGKASLGQSYNRTQSGWAWSTTLTPGAKNIVPTPQTPKQKSKEKKSENGSLEANFLTEKGTAAVSTITESSGFSTLLIAFVVAIFSGIAILIVKNSLS
- the ruvB gene encoding Holliday junction branch migration DNA helicase RuvB, producing MENLSSPSRPFSLKLTEEDKTLDLTLRPKTWESYIGQEKVKKNIQIIIEAAKKRGEPIEHLLFYGGSGLGKTTISHIIAKELGTKIRVIAGPVIEKVGDLAAILTNLNEGDVLFCDEIHRMNKLIGEFIYPALEEYKLNLILGKGPMARTMELKLPRFTLIGATTRLALLSAPLRNRFGATFQLNFYKKEDIEKIIQRSSNLLGIEIEPDAVKIITQCSRFTPRVANRLLKRVRDFAQVEGKGVVTEDITKKALEFLEIDELGLESGDRKILEVIIKKFEGGPVGLQTLSAATSEEEDTILDIYEPYLMQLGFIERTPRGRTVTKSAYKHLGIKYKGSQKLL
- a CDS encoding type II/IV secretion system protein; the encoded protein is MEQAKKITGEVEIPQAIIKDIQKKVKNIPAFKEKIEASLKKSVTEFLEIILAGAINLNSSDIHIEPEETQTKFRIRVDGILQDIMFLELKIYRVLVSRIKLLSRLKLNVTDRPQDGRFSILMEGNPIEIRASALPAEYGESIVLRILNPKSLIDVEALGLRGDLTEVFNKEVKKPNGMIIVTGPTGSGKTTTLYAVLKKLNKPEVKIITIEDPIEYHLEGISQTQVDPKKGYDFANGLRSIMRQDPDVILVGEIRDLETAKIALQAALTGHLVLTTLHTNDAAGTIARLQAIGEKPVNIAPAINMAIAQRLIRKVCKKCMEFKKVSPEELARIKKALKNLPSEIKIPKLTPELKIPKTRGCEECNSTGYRGRIGIFEFFLVNDEMEKFILTSPSIVAMRELAIKKGMALMRQDGFLKILEGITTIEEVERVTTE
- the tsaE gene encoding tRNA (adenosine(37)-N6)-threonylcarbamoyltransferase complex ATPase subunit type 1 TsaE, which translates into the protein MKKENITSGPIQTKKLGEKFAKEILKKKSKKKAFVVGLEGELGGGKTTFLQGLAKGLGIKEKILSPTFVIMKKINGFYHIDCYRVERPKELLVLGFKEIISNPKNIIVIEWADRIRKIMPKDTLWIKFDFIDRRKRKITFRNFQLCDTIKK